A stretch of Syntrophales bacterium DNA encodes these proteins:
- the dnaB gene encoding replicative DNA helicase → MKDIDPSLHKIPPQNIEAERSVIGAILLENEALNNVLEILSVNDFYSESHRKIFSAILELYEKNEPSDLITLSNTLKNNNQLDSAGGVSYLASLVDNIPSAANVTYYSKIVKEKAILRGLIGAATKIITKSYDTGKDVENILDEAEHTIFEISQNKIKPAFYTIKEIVKDSFMTIEKLYEKKELITGVPTGFQKLDDLTSGFQKSDLIIIAGRPSMGKTAFALNITQYVAIEKGITVAIFSLEMAKEQLSLRMLASEAKVNSQRLRRGFLGETDWPKLTTAAGRLSEAPIFIDDTPAITVLEMKAKARRLKSETDLGLIVLDYLQLMRGIRFKDSREQEISEISRSLKALAKELNIPVVALSQLNRKVEDRTNKRPQLADLRESGAIEQDADVITFIYRDEVYNRSEDNPEKGMAEIIIGKQRNGPVGMVKLAFLEKYTSFVNLAMSD, encoded by the coding sequence ATGAAAGATATAGACCCTTCTTTGCATAAAATTCCACCTCAGAACATTGAGGCAGAACGGTCAGTCATAGGAGCAATCTTGCTTGAAAATGAGGCTCTTAACAACGTTCTGGAAATACTCAGTGTAAATGATTTCTATAGTGAATCACATCGAAAAATTTTCTCCGCTATACTTGAACTGTATGAAAAGAATGAACCAAGCGATCTGATTACCCTCAGCAATACTCTCAAGAACAACAATCAACTTGACAGCGCCGGGGGGGTATCATATCTGGCCTCACTTGTTGATAACATTCCGTCTGCCGCAAATGTCACCTACTATTCAAAAATAGTTAAGGAAAAAGCAATTTTGCGCGGACTTATCGGTGCTGCCACAAAAATAATAACCAAAAGCTATGATACGGGAAAAGACGTAGAAAATATTCTGGACGAAGCTGAACATACTATATTCGAGATATCCCAAAATAAGATAAAACCCGCCTTTTATACTATCAAAGAGATAGTAAAGGATAGTTTTATGACCATAGAGAAGCTCTATGAGAAAAAAGAACTTATAACAGGCGTGCCAACTGGTTTCCAGAAGTTAGACGATCTCACTTCCGGATTTCAAAAATCTGATCTGATCATTATTGCCGGCCGGCCGAGCATGGGAAAAACCGCTTTTGCCCTTAATATCACACAATATGTCGCAATAGAAAAGGGGATTACGGTCGCCATCTTTTCCCTGGAGATGGCCAAGGAGCAGCTTTCCCTACGTATGCTCGCCTCTGAAGCTAAGGTAAATTCTCAGCGTCTCAGAAGAGGGTTCCTCGGAGAAACCGACTGGCCGAAGTTAACAACGGCCGCTGGGAGGCTTTCCGAAGCACCGATATTCATAGATGATACTCCTGCCATTACTGTTCTGGAAATGAAGGCTAAGGCGAGAAGGTTGAAGTCTGAAACTGACTTGGGGCTAATTGTTCTCGACTATCTTCAATTGATGAGGGGCATACGGTTTAAAGATTCGAGAGAGCAGGAAATATCAGAAATCAGCCGCTCTCTTAAAGCACTTGCTAAGGAATTGAACATCCCCGTCGTTGCCCTGTCACAGCTTAACAGGAAAGTAGAAGACAGAACCAATAAACGGCCCCAGTTGGCTGATTTGCGGGAATCCGGAGCCATTGAACAGGATGCTGATGTTATTACCTTTATATACAGAGACGAAGTGTACAACAGGTCAGAAGATAATCCGGAAAAGGGGATGGCTGAAATAATTATAGGGAAGCAGAGAAACGGTCCCGTCGGTATGGTAAAACTGGCCTTTTTGGAAAAATATACCTCTTTTGTAAACCTCGCTATGTCGGACTAA
- a CDS encoding DUF2232 domain-containing protein — MSFIKGRFRKWIQTLKEGRSKILKREFSRGIIISSFVFLAVATTPVLGSIGLIFIPLPVLYYYSKLGRTQGLVVFVVSLLVLTISYQFWNLEVSLPFFFLLGSLGLILSEILRKSCSIEKTVLYSTIALSTLCFALLIYYNVKTGKTPWGLIEFYISESIRENIRLYSQLDISSEQINLIKENANQIIAVIISLFPALVLISTSFIVWLNILAGKLIFQKVGMWYPDFGDLAYWKAPDWMIWFVIISGGLLLISVGMIKIVALNLLIIFLFIYMFQGLAIISFFFKKKNVPGFLRIICYFLIFGQQFLLLLVVGLGLFDIWFNFRKLDKKMKCHTA; from the coding sequence CCGATTTAGGAAATGGATTCAGACTTTGAAAGAAGGAAGGAGTAAAATCTTAAAGAGAGAGTTTTCCCGTGGTATTATTATTTCTTCATTTGTCTTTCTGGCCGTTGCTACAACTCCTGTTTTGGGATCCATCGGATTAATATTTATACCACTTCCAGTCCTATATTATTACTCAAAACTGGGCAGAACACAAGGTCTGGTCGTTTTTGTCGTATCATTGCTCGTCCTGACAATAAGCTATCAGTTTTGGAATTTAGAGGTAAGCTTACCTTTCTTTTTCCTGTTAGGATCTCTCGGATTGATCCTTTCTGAGATACTGAGAAAGAGTTGTTCTATAGAAAAAACTGTCCTTTATTCCACGATAGCTCTTTCAACATTATGTTTTGCCCTGCTAATCTACTACAATGTAAAAACGGGCAAAACACCTTGGGGTCTTATTGAATTTTACATATCAGAAAGTATCCGGGAAAATATAAGGTTATACTCTCAACTCGACATATCCTCAGAGCAGATTAACCTGATTAAAGAAAATGCCAATCAGATAATAGCGGTCATTATCAGTCTCTTCCCCGCTCTTGTACTGATAAGCACTTCTTTTATAGTATGGCTGAATATTCTGGCAGGAAAGCTGATTTTTCAAAAAGTCGGGATGTGGTATCCTGACTTTGGCGACCTTGCATACTGGAAGGCGCCTGACTGGATGATCTGGTTTGTAATAATATCCGGCGGCTTACTTTTGATTTCTGTTGGGATGATTAAAATTGTCGCCCTGAATCTACTGATCATTTTTTTGTTCATTTATATGTTTCAGGGTCTTGCAATTATAAGTTTTTTCTTTAAAAAGAAAAATGTTCCGGGATTTCTTAGAATAATATGCTATTTCCTGATTTTCGGTCAGCAATTTTTACTCTTGCTTGTTGTTGGTCTGGGTTTATTCGATATCTGGTTTAATTTCAGGAAACTCGACAAAAAGATGAAATGTCATACTGCATGA
- the rplI gene encoding 50S ribosomal protein L9, with translation MKVILKENVESLGKTGDMLNVADGYARNFLIPRDLAVEASNRSIKALKHEKMLIVHKREREKRKAESLLEEFSDVTCTISKRIGEQDKLFGSVTTKDIEKSLREQGIEIDRKNIVLEEPIKSTGEFSVKVKLYPEVTAEITVSVVGEE, from the coding sequence ATGAAGGTTATTTTAAAAGAAAATGTCGAATCTCTCGGGAAAACAGGAGACATGTTAAATGTTGCGGATGGTTATGCAAGGAATTTCCTTATTCCGAGGGATCTGGCTGTTGAGGCAAGCAACAGAAGCATAAAAGCCTTAAAGCATGAGAAAATGCTTATCGTACATAAGCGTGAGCGTGAAAAAAGGAAAGCAGAATCTTTGCTTGAGGAATTTTCCGATGTAACCTGTACTATTTCCAAACGTATCGGAGAACAGGATAAGTTGTTCGGTTCCGTAACCACCAAAGACATAGAAAAATCACTGCGTGAACAGGGAATAGAAATTGACAGGAAAAATATTGTCCTGGAAGAGCCGATTAAGAGTACGGGGGAGTTCTCTGTGAAAGTTAAGTTATATCCAGAAGTTACCGCTGAGATTACGGTCTCTGTCGTTGGTGAAGAGTAG
- the rpoH gene encoding RNA polymerase sigma factor RpoH has product MNLPKVSNALDVYVSQISQFPILTAEEEFKLAVRYSKHNNMEAAEKLVVSNLRFVVKIAHKYKGYGIKLLDLIQEGNIGLMHAVKKFDPYKGYRLISYAVWWIRAYMQNFIIKSWSLVKIGTTQAQRKLFFKLNQVKRKLQGISLKKPEFTEIAESLNVKEAEIEEMDCRLNNRDLSLDATISDESESSHIDYLTFEGEDQEKALIKKEETVLAKNKIDRALSELNHRENYIIKNRIMADNPETLQEIGDRFNITRERARQIQKAALRKLRTAIPYLENEVALLEA; this is encoded by the coding sequence GTGAATCTTCCTAAAGTTTCAAATGCATTAGATGTATATGTGTCACAGATAAGCCAGTTTCCAATCTTGACTGCGGAAGAAGAGTTTAAACTTGCCGTCAGATACAGTAAACACAACAATATGGAGGCGGCGGAAAAGCTGGTCGTTTCAAACCTTAGATTTGTGGTTAAGATTGCCCATAAGTATAAGGGGTACGGGATTAAGCTCCTTGACCTGATTCAGGAGGGGAATATTGGTCTCATGCACGCGGTGAAAAAATTTGACCCGTATAAGGGTTACAGGCTCATATCATATGCTGTCTGGTGGATAAGGGCGTATATGCAGAACTTTATCATTAAGTCGTGGAGCCTTGTGAAGATTGGCACCACCCAGGCCCAGAGAAAGCTGTTTTTCAAGCTCAATCAGGTCAAAAGAAAACTCCAGGGTATTTCCCTTAAAAAGCCAGAGTTTACAGAGATTGCAGAATCACTGAATGTAAAAGAAGCTGAAATTGAAGAGATGGATTGCCGTCTAAATAATCGTGATCTTTCCCTTGACGCAACGATAAGTGATGAGAGTGAATCGTCTCATATCGATTACTTGACGTTCGAGGGAGAGGATCAGGAAAAAGCGTTAATCAAAAAAGAAGAGACGGTTTTGGCAAAAAATAAGATAGACAGAGCACTCTCTGAACTGAATCATAGAGAAAACTATATAATAAAGAATCGGATAATGGCCGATAATCCTGAAACCCTGCAAGAAATAGGGGACAGGTTTAACATAACGAGAGAACGGGCCAGGCAGATTCAAAAAGCTGCGCTAAGGAAGCTTCGGACTGCCATTCCGTATTTGGAAAATGAAGTGGCGTTGCTCGAGGCTTAA